From one Bacteroidota bacterium genomic stretch:
- the rpsO gene encoding 30S ribosomal protein S15 has product MYLTNTRKKEIFAQFGKAETNTGSAEGQIALFTERINYLTEHLKNNRKDFSTQRALMMLVGKRRRLLDYLMEVDIERYRTVIKTLNIRK; this is encoded by the coding sequence ATGTATTTGACAAACACTAGGAAGAAGGAAATTTTTGCTCAATTTGGCAAAGCTGAAACAAATACAGGTTCGGCTGAAGGTCAGATAGCTTTGTTTACTGAACGAATCAATTATCTTACAGAACATTTGAAGAATAATCGTAAAGATTTTAGCACTCAAAGAGCTTTGATGATGTTGGTAGGCAAAAGAAGAAGATTATTGGATTATTTAATGGAAGTTGATATTGAAAGATATCGTACTGTCATTAAAACATTGAATATCAGAAAGTAA